A genomic window from Methanothrix sp. includes:
- the truA gene encoding tRNA pseudouridine(38-40) synthase TruA, with translation MKVALKIAYLGDRYYGFQRQPGLRTVESVIRDALLRIGVANGDFCYAGRTDRGVSALGQVIDFWIDEESAHLSYPRVINGFLPSDVWAWARAVAPVGFSARWSALWREYRYFLFSPDLDLSSVREAAEHLVGTHDFRNFSTSKVDTVRRVMSIDVNERGGIVVFDIRADGFLWNMVRRIVGALELIGTGEKPAGWIQELLDPSTPHGAPTAPPEGLMLMDVGYSDLEWEEDLYTKQRVSRMLISEARRRAAMTGVVQEMLWQMRDIS, from the coding sequence ATGAAGGTTGCACTGAAGATCGCGTATCTCGGAGATCGTTACTACGGATTCCAGAGGCAGCCGGGTCTCCGGACGGTGGAATCCGTCATAAGAGATGCTCTCCTGAGAATCGGGGTTGCAAACGGGGACTTCTGCTATGCGGGAAGGACAGACAGAGGCGTCAGCGCGCTCGGCCAGGTCATCGACTTCTGGATTGATGAGGAGAGCGCGCATCTTTCATATCCCAGGGTGATCAACGGTTTCCTGCCATCCGATGTGTGGGCATGGGCCAGGGCTGTCGCGCCGGTCGGTTTCAGCGCCAGGTGGAGCGCCTTATGGAGGGAGTACAGGTACTTTCTGTTCTCTCCGGATCTGGACCTGAGCTCAGTGAGAGAGGCTGCAGAGCATCTTGTCGGCACCCATGACTTCAGGAACTTCTCCACTTCGAAGGTGGACACGGTTCGCAGGGTTATGTCCATAGATGTGAACGAGCGTGGAGGGATCGTAGTATTCGATATAAGAGCTGATGGGTTTCTCTGGAACATGGTCCGGCGTATCGTCGGAGCCCTCGAGCTGATCGGCACGGGCGAGAAACCTGCGGGCTGGATCCAGGAGCTTCTCGATCCATCGACCCCGCACGGCGCTCCCACCGCACCGCCGGAGGGGCTGATGCTGATGGACGTCGGCTACAGTGATCTGGAGTGGGAGGAGGATCTCTACACGAAGCAGCGCGTCTCAAGGATGCTCATCAGTGAGGCAAGAAGGAGAGCGGCGATGACCGGAGTCGTCCAGGAGATGCTCTGGCAGATGAGAGACATCTCCTGA